The following proteins come from a genomic window of Oncorhynchus clarkii lewisi isolate Uvic-CL-2024 chromosome 23, UVic_Ocla_1.0, whole genome shotgun sequence:
- the LOC139381068 gene encoding zinc finger SWIM domain-containing protein 8-like isoform X5, with translation MELMFAEWEDGERFSFEDSDRFEEDSLCSFISEAESLCQNWRGWRKQSGGPNSPTVKIKDGQVIPLVELSAKQVAFHIPFEVVEKVYPPVPEQLQLRIAYWSFPENEEDIRLYSCLANGSPDEFQRGEQLYRMRAVKDPLQIGFHLSATVVSPQTGQSKGAYNVAVMFDRCRITSCSCTCGAGAKWCAHVVALCLFRIHNASAVCLRAPVSESLSRLQRDQLQKFAQYLISELPQQILPTAQRLLDELLSSQSTAINTVCGAPDPTAGPSASDQSTWYLDESTLSDNIKKTLHKFCGPSPVVFSDVNSMYLSSTEPPAAAEWACLLRPLRGREPEGIWNLLSIVREMFKRRDSNAAPLLEILTEQCLTYEQIIGWWYSVRTSASHSSASGHTGRSNGQSEVAAHACASMCDDMVVLWRLAVLDPTMSPQRRLELASQLKQWHLKVIEIVKRGQHRKSLDKLFQGFKPAVESCYFNWEVAYPLPGITYCSADKKSASFCWARAVQQQRGAKAGLAGDTSELGGGGGRSGSSEGGGGDYKGRTPQQEVAVRPKETIVSKRKGLSAGGGGGVLVRLGGSVCLSLEEGSSKGMYKGAGSSSSIAGKAKLAQGGKSSSGGSGGVGGKHQAAKRRTSSEDSSLEPDMAELSLDDGSSLALGAEASNTFDFTPPPPEMLPSPSPLLREPHKYSGGGKGAGNMPKERSFEVKRVTLAATLPATESQPAFPLKEKAAVVVEAAVALEKEVEVEMEVNGNKEVAPAGDARLSTSVAVVTVTAAAAKPPRGGRRETGAVALPNQSPGAGGDPVGEDDYRAYYLNAASEEGAERVPENNHEEEPDIFAGIKPLEQEGQMEVLFACAEALHAHGYSNEACRLAVELAGDLLANPPDLKVEQPQTKGKKSKVSTSRQTQVATNTLVKTSFLLTVLSERMELHNLAFSTGMFSLELQRPPASTKALEVKLAYQESEVVALLKKIPLGLVEMTSIRDRAEQLRDGNFCDYRPVLPLMLASFIFDVLCTPVCTVVSPTGSRPPSRNRNNEMPGDEELGFEAAVAALGMKTTVSEAEHPLLCEGTRREKGDLALALMITYKDDQSKLKKILDKLLDRESQTHKPQTLSSFYSSKPAASSQRSPSKHAAHNAHGHGGATGGVSKHAPNATAAAGSSSVQVVAAGGAAGQLAGSGVQNNATPGEGVSEAREQADGAQPASCDQPSEVVPFKPEGTVPSRLALGGRGAYSGRCWGSPVRQKKKHTGMASIDSSAPETTSDSSPTLSRRPLRGGWAAASWGRGQDSDSISSSSSDSLGSSSSSGSRRAGGGARAKSTDTSRYKGRRPECHAPHVPNQPSEAAAHFYFELAKTVLIKAGGNSSTSIFTQPSASGGHQGPHRNLHLCAFEIGLYALGLHNFVSPNWLSRTYSSHVSWITGQAMEIGSAALNILVECWDGHLTPPEVASLADRASRARDPNMVRAAAELALSCLPHAHALNPNEIQRALVQCKEQVHVRYSSVLQKTHRTTHDNVMLEKACMAVEEAAKGGGVYPEVLFEVAHQWYWLYEQTVGGGSGAQREGPGRCRANGGAGRRPPETGHGVTDNSGNMESSGVATVTASVTAAAVVPVISVGSTIYQSHALPGSAMAHSQGLHPYTTIQAHLPTVCTPQYLGHPLQHVPRPTVFPLSGGAYPQCVCVPSQGMHPAFIGAQYPFSVATGPHPPMAATAVTFPGIPVPSMTQIAVHPYHTETGLPLSTTVAVGGVHSGATIQAIQGSSLPGMSSQPVSLVSAPFPSEDEQHSQPISQQGLHYLHSAYRVGMLALEMLGRRAHNDHPNNFSRSPPYTEDVKWLLGLAARLGVNYVYQFCVGAAKGVLSPFVLQEIIMEALQRLNPAHIHAHLRTPAFHQLVQRCQQAYLQYIHHRLIHLTPADYDDFVNIIRSARGAFCLTPVGMMQFNDVLQNLKRGKQTKELWQRISLEMATFSP, from the exons atgGTCAGGTCATCCCTCTGGTGGAGCTTTCAGCCAAGCAGGTGGCATTCCATATCCCGTTTGAGGTGGTGGAGAAGGTCTATCCTCCTGTCCCTGAGCAGCTGCAGCTACGCATCGCCTACTGGAGCTTCCCTGAGAACGAGGAGGACATCCG GCTGTACTCGTGTCTGGCCAACGGCAGCCCAGATGAGTTCCAGCGAGGGGAGCAGCTGTACAGGATGAGGGCTGTTAAAGACCCTCTGCAGATAG gtTTCCACCTCAGTGCCACTGTGGTATCGCCCCAGACTGGCCAATCAAAAGGGGCGTACAATGTGGCTGTCATGTTTGACCGCTGCCGCATTACCTCCTGCAGTTGCACCTGCGGGGCCGGGGCCAAGTGGTGCGCCCACGTGGTGGCCCTCTGCCTCTTCAGGATCCACAAC GCGTCTGCAGTGTGCCTGCGAGCCCCCGTTTCAGAGTCCCTGTCCCGGCTGCAGAGGGACCAGCTGCAGAAGTTTGCCCAGTACCTAATCAGCGAGCTTCCCCAACAG ATTTTGCCCACAGCCCAGAGGCTCCTGGATGAGCTCCTGTCCTCCCAGTCCACAGCCATCAACACAGTGTGTGGGGCTCCAG ACCCCACTGCTGGCCCCTCGGCCTCTGACCAGAGCACTTGGTATCTAGATGAGTCCACGCTCAGTGACAACATCAAGAAGACGCTGCACAAGTTCTGTGGCCCCTCTCCTGTGGTCTTCAG TGACGTCAACTCCATGTACCTGTCATCCACGGAGCCACCGGCTGCGGCAGAGTGGGCATGTCTGCTGAGACCTCTGAGGGGGCGGGAGCCTGAGGGGATCTGGAACCTCCTGTCTATCGTCAGGGAGATGTTCAAGAGGAGGGACAGCAACGCTGCACCTCTACTAGAGATCCTAACTGAGCAGTGTCTCACTTATGAACAG ATTATTGGCTGGTGGTACAGCGTGCGTACGTCGGCGTCCCACAGCAGTGCCAGCGGGCACACGGGGCGCAGTAACGGGCAGTCGGAGGTGGCAGCCCACGCCTGCGCCAGCATGTGTGATGACATGGTGGTTCTGTGGAGGCTGGCTGTGCTAGACCCTACCATGAGCCCTCAGAG GCGTTTGGAGCTGGCCTCCCAGCTCAAGCAGTGGCATCTGAAAGTGATTGAGATTGTGAAGCGAGGGCAACATCGCAAGTCCCTGGACAAACTGTTCCAGGGCTTCAAGCCAGCCGTGGAGTCCTGCTACTTTAACTGGGAGGTGGCCTACCCACTGCCAGGCATCACCTACTGCAGTGCTGACAAGAAGAGCGCCTCCTTCTGCTGGGCCAGGGCAGTGCAGCAGCAGAGAGGGGCCAAGGCTGGCCTGGCTGGAGACACCTCTGAacttggaggaggaggggggagatctGGCAGCTCtgagggaggtgggggagactACAAGGGCAGAACGCCCCAACAAGAAGTGGCTGTCAGGCCCAAAGAGACCATTGTGAGCAAGAGGAAGGGGTTGTCGGCCGGGGGCGGAGGAGGGGTCCTAGTGCGGCTAGGGGGCAGTGTCTGTCTTTCTCTAGAGGAGGGCAGTAGTAAGGGGATGTACAAAGGCGCAGGTTCCTCCTCGTCCATTGCGGGCAAGGCCAAGCTGGCCCAGGGGGGGAAGTCGTCCTCCGGGGGATCAGGAGGGGTAGGGGGAAAACACCAAGCAGCCAAGCGGCGCACCAGCAGTGAGGACAGCTCCCTGGAGCCTGACATGGCCGAGCTGAGCCTGGATGATGGCTCCAGTCTGGCGCTGGGCGCTGAGGCCAGTAACACCTTTGACTTCACACCCCCGCCACCCGAGATGCTACCCTCACCAAGCCCGCTACTCAGAGAGCCACACAAATACAGTGGGGGAGGGAAAGGGGCCGGAAACATGCCCAAGGAGCGCTCCTTCGAGGTCAAACGTGTCACTCTTGCTGCCACCCTGCCTGCCACTGAGTCCCAGCCCGCCTTCCCCCTCAAGGAGAAAGCCGCTGTCGTCGTGGAAGCGGCTGTTGCCTTGGAGAAGGAGGTGGAAGTAGAGATGGAGGTGAATGGAAATAAGGAGGTGGCCCCCGCTGGAGACGCTCGACTCTCCACCTCGGTCGCTGTTGTTACCGTGACTGCTGCTGCCGCCAAGCCACCGCGTGGTGGGCGCCGAGAAACTGGAGCCGTAGCCCTGCCCAATCAGAGCCCAGGGGCAGGGGGAGACCCTGTTGGAGAGGATGACTACCGGGCCTACTACCTAAATGCAGCCTctgaggagggggcagagagagtgcCAGAGAACAACCATGAGGAGGAACCAGACATCTTTGCTGGGATCAAGCCACTGGAGCAGGAGGGCCAGATGGAGGTGCTGTTTGCATGTGCAGAGGCCCTCCACGCCCATGGCTACAGCAACGAGGCCTGCAGACTGGCAGTGGAGCTGGCTGGAGACCTGCTGGCCAACCCTCCAGACCTGAAGGTGGAGCAGCCCCAGACGAAGGGTAAGAAGAGCAAGGTGTCCACCAGCAGGCAGACCCAGGTGGCCACCAACACCCTGGTCAAGACCTCCTTCCTGCTGACGGTGCTGAGCGAGAGGATGGAGCTCCACAACCTGGCCTTCAGCACGGGCATGTTCTCCCTGGAGCTGCAGAGGCCCCCAGCCTCCACCAAGGCCCTGGAGGTCAAGCTGGCCTACCAGGAGTCAGAGGTGGTGGCTCTGCTGAAGAAGATCCCTCTGGGCCTGGTGGAGATGACGTCCATACGGGACAGGGCCGAGCAGCTCCGAGACGGGAACTTCTGTGACTACAGGCCTGTCCTGCCCCTCATGCTGGCCAGCTTCATATTTGATGTGCTGTGTACCCCA GTTTGTACAGTTGTCTCCCCCACAGGTTCCCGTCCTCCCAGCCGTAACCGGAACAACGAGATGCCTGGAGACGAGGAGCTGGGCTTTGAGGCTGCTGTCGCAGCACTGG GTATGAAGACCACAGTGAGCGAGGCAGAGCACCCTCTGCTCTGTGAGGGGaccaggagagagaaaggagacttGGCTCTGGCTCTTATGATCACATACAAGGATGACCAGAGCAAGCTGAAAAAG ATCCTGGACAAGCTGCTGGACAGAGAGAGCCAGACCCACAAGCCCCAAACCCTGAGTTCCTTCTACTCCAGCAAGCCAGCTGCCAGCAGCCAGAGGAGCCCGTCCAAGCACGCTGCCCACAATGCTCACGGACACGGAGGTGCCACCGGAGGGGTGTCCAAACACGCCCCAAACGCCACGGCTGCAGCTGGGTCCTCCTCTGTGCAAGTGGTGGCTGCTGGTGGGGCAGCAGGACAACTGGCGGGCAGTGGGGTGCAGAACAACGCCACACCCGGAGAGGGCGTCAGTGAGGCCAGAGAACAAG CAGATGGCGCCCAGCCTGCGTCATGTGACCAGCCGAGTGAGGTGGTCCCATTCAAGCCCGAGGGCACTGTGCCTAGTCGCTTGGCGCTGGGAGGACGGGGGGCATACAGCGGGCGCTGCTGGGGCTCTCCTGTCCGCCAGAAGAAGAAACACACAG GCATGGCGAGTATCGACAGCAGTGCTCCTGAGACCACCTCAGACAGCTCCCCCACCCTCAGCCGACGTCCACTCAGAGGGGGCTGGGCTGCGGCCTCCTGGGGGAGGGGCCAGGACAGTGACAGCATCAGCAGCTCTTCCTCTGATTCGCTGGGCTCCTCCTCATCCAGTGGCTCTCGCAGGGCCGGAGGGGGAGCTAGGGCAAAGAGCACAGACACCAGCAG GTATAAAGGGCGTCGTCCTGAGTGCCATGCACCCCATGTGCCCAACCAGCCATCGGAGGCGGCGGCTCACTTCTACTTTGAGCTGGCCAAGACGGTGCTGATCAAGGCCGGGGGCAACAGCTCCACCTCCATCTTCACCCAGCCCTCAGCCAGCGGGGGCCACCAGGGTCCCCACCGCAACTTGCACCTCTGTGCCTTCGAGATTGGCCTGTACGCCCTGGGCCTGCACAACTTTGTCTCGCCCAACTGGCTATCCAGGACCTACTCCTCCCACGTCTCCTGGATCACAG gcCAGGCCATGGAGATTGGCAGTGCTGCCCTCAACATCCTGGTGGAATGCTGGGACGGGCACCTCACCCCTCCCGAGGTGGCATCACTGGCAGACAGGGCATCACGGGCACGGGACCCCAACATGGTTCGCGCTGCGGCCGAGCTGGCCCTGAGCTGCCTGCCCCATGCACACGCCCTCAACCCCAATGAGATCCAGAGGGCCCTGGTGCAGTGCAAGGAACAGGTACATGTCCGGTACTCTTCAGTTCTGCAGAAGACACATCGGACTACTCAT gaCAATGTGATGCTAGAGAAAGCCTGTATGGCTGTAGAGGAGGCAGCCAAGGGGGGCGGTGTGTACCCTGAGGTTCTGTTTGAGGTGGCCCACCAGTGGTACTGGCTCTATGAGCAGACAGTAGGAGGGGGCTCAGGGGCCCAGCGCGAGGGCCCGGGACGCTGCAGGGCCAACGGTGGAGCTGGGAGAAGGCCCCCGGAGACTGGTCACGGTGTGACGGACAACAGTGGCAACATGGAGTCCTCTGGTGTTGCCACAGTTACTGCCTCTGTGACAGCAGCGGCTGTGGTGCCCGTCATCTCTGTGGGCTCCACCATCTACCAATCACACGCCCTTCCTGGCTCTGCCATGGCCCACTCCCAGGGCCTGCATCCCTACACTACCATCCAGGCCCACCTGCCCACTGTCTGCACCCCCCAGTACCTGGGGCACCCGCTGCAGCATGTCCCCCGGCCCACTGTGTTCCCCTTGTCAGGGGGTGCGTACCCACAG tgtgtatgtgtgccctcCCAGGGAATGCACCCGGCCTTTATCGGTGCCCAGTACCCGTTCTCAGTGGCCACCGGCCCCCATCCGCCCATGGCAGCAACTGCGGTCACCTTCCCTGGTATTCCCGTGCCGTCCATGACCCAGATCGCCGTCCACCCGTACCACACTGAGACCGGCCTGCCTCTGAGCACCACTGTAGCAG TAGGTGGCGTCCATTCAGGCGCCACAATCCAGGCCATTCAGGGGTCATCTCTTCCTGGTATGTCTTCCCAGCCCGTCTCATTGGTCAGCGCCCCCTTCCCGTCTGAAGACGAGCAGCAtagccagccaatcagccagcaGGGTCTTCACTACCTGCACTCAGCCTACAGAGTTG GCATGCTGGCTTTGGAGATGCTTGGAAGGAGGGCTCACAACGACCACCCCAATAACTTCTCCCGCAGCCCCCCATACACGGAGGATGTCAAGTGGCTCCTGGGCCTGGCTGCACGGCTAG GTGTGAACTACGTGTACCAGTTCTGTGTGGGTGCGGCTAAGGGTGTGCTCAGCCCCTTCGTCCTTCAGGAGATCATCATGGAGGCTCTCCAGAGACTCAACCCCGCCCACATCCATGCCCACCTCCGCACGCCCGCCTTCCATCAGCTTGTGCAGCGCTGCCAGCAGGCCTATCTACAG TATATCCACCACCGGCTGATCCACCTGACCCCGGCCGACTACGACGACTTTGTCAACATCATCCGCAGTGCCCGCGGGGCCTTCTGTTTGACCCCTGTGGGAATGATGCAGTTCAATGACGTGCTTCAGAACCTGAAGAGGGGCAAGCAGACCAAGGAGCTGTGGCAGCGCATCTCTCTGGAGATGGCCACCTTCTCCCCATGA